One window of Ciona intestinalis unplaced genomic scaffold, KH HT000123.2, whole genome shotgun sequence genomic DNA carries:
- the LOC100183339 gene encoding alpha-(1,6)-fucosyltransferase-like, giving the protein MRRNAKVVAFVAMSVFVIQCLINKTFPKQNESCTKQKTEINAVVSVKLPTATHIKRAKYAREIREELQNLWYATEFEFERVLTSNDRKRSIVQTEKDLLHRIWALEIQVENVQSLDITWQVDVANKTTNIVSDLIDSHQNPNKCNERGQLFGHPERCGYGCMVHNMLHQFFMALSNNKTWFTYPVGCVYLNGKLTLKNFFQPLSKNCSLRPGDWKEVTSHKDLKENELSYLLSEHMAVAGPHRYSAFTDDLWNSIELFHGKPRAWLAGQLVRYITRPTQQLNEGFNNLVEKVDFTRPLVGLHVRRSDKLTSEDEHADFHLFSQYMKHVDEWYDKYEMRQIIDGSINKVKRRVYLATDDPGIWNETLNYKEYEFIGQRKFTERESDEKTRDTPYGLVQIANEINILSMCDFIVCTLSSEVGTLAYEYMQTLNLNAADRVLSLDAEYGVAGFPVDLHRVVYSHNVEGELSLEPGMLVTGYQQWNGYFNGSYHGKLLSGGNWKLYPSYSVEALPPRFILDKNGQLDLKI; this is encoded by the exons AAACTGAAATAAATGCCGTCGTATCAGTTAAGCTTCCTACAG CAACACATATAAAGAGGGCGAAATATGCTCGGGAAATCAGAGAAGAGTTACAGAACCTGTGGTACGCAACTGAATTCGAGTTTGAAAGAGTTTTAACATCGAACGATCGCAAGAGATCTATTGTCCAGACTGAGAAAGACCTGCTTCATAGGATTTG gGCATTGGAAATTCAAGTCGAAAACGTTCAATCGTTGGACATAACGTGGCAAGTTGATgtagcaaataaaacaaccaatataGTTTCggatttgattgacagccaCCAG AACCCAAATAAATGCAACGAACGTGGGCAGTTGTTCGGCCACCCTGAGCGTTGCGGTTACGGATGCATGGTACATAACATGCTGCACCAATTCTTCATGGCGCTTTCCAATAACAAGACTTGGTTCACTTACCCTGTCGGTTGTGTTTATTTGAATGGCAAACTAACATTGAAGAACTTTTTCCAACCGTTGAGTAAAAACTGCTCGTTAAGACCCGGTGATTGGAAGGAAGTAACAT CACACAAAGATTTAAAGGAAAACGAGCTATCGTATCTCTTAAGTGAGCACATGGCTGTTGCGGGGCCTCACCGTTATTCAGCGTTCACCGACGACCTGTGGAATTCAATTGAACTTTTCCATGGAAAACCTCGAGCATGGTTGGCCGGGCAACTCGTCCGCTACATTACCAGACCAACGCAACAATTGAATGAGGGGTTCAATAACTTGGTGGAAAAAGTCGACTTTACAAGACCACTTGTTGG ATTACACGTACGAAGATCTGACAAGCTCACCTCAGAGGATGAACACGCGGACTTCCATCTTTTCAGTCAATACATGAAACACGTGGATGAATGGTATGACAAATATGAGATGAGACAAATTATTGACGGTTCGATAAACAAAGTCAAGCGAAGAGTTTACCTTGCGACAGATGATCCAGGAATCTGGAACGAAACGCTCAA TTACAAAGAATACGAGTTTATTGGTCAGCGCAAGTTTACAGAACGTGAAAGTGATGAAAAAACGAGAGATACACCGTATGGATTGGTTCAGATTGCAAACGAAATCAACATTCTATCGATGTGCGACTTCATCGTTTGTACTTTATCATCAGAG GTTGGAACCCTTGCATACGAGTATATGCAAACTTTAAACTTGAATGCTGCGGATAGAGTGCTTTCATTGGATGCGGAATACGGCGTTGCTGGTTTTCCAGTTGATCTACACCGAGTCGTATACAGCCATAATGTGGAGGGGGAACTTTCCTTGGAACCTGGGATGTTGGTAACCGGCTATCAGCAGTGGAACGGTTACTTCAATGGCAGTTACCATGGGAAACTTCTTTCTGGGGGAAATTGGAAATTATATCCAAGTTACAGTGTAGAAGCATTACCGCCACGTTTTATACTTGATAAAAACGGCCAActcgatttaaaaatataa
- the LOC100185705 gene encoding slit homolog 1 protein-like gives MLRKQAGCLVLTVVIVIQAKLGFAKTSEASALGKLCSVVRSEILNEYEEKVIEPRGQNCTYYSTQFIDSNRDEVSRVQDLLVKMGNQSDFFAQDLEVFTNLEVLEIIGEGPLNLHRATSSLSIGSITVSGKQLQNVTEVTNVFPDVTKLLLSEDSITSLGETDVTDMTSLESLIVERSSLSKVELTWLNRSTNLRRLELRDVKLTEISTDFKKAKYLEFLDLSNNHITIIHNFAFTKAAEMTTLILSNNLVQTIERKAFKGLYNLEWLDLSENRITRLPSGVFEHILTHDLTLNFWENPINCDCDLAWVFPWFKMRLRQSGSSVNMRLRCSAPSQNNGKMLHADHSGLQPNELGECGENTETSGAAAIPPDTTSYICPTHCGCFTSRVEYKAANSHPAPDYSFPLTSCMGNNNTELPTNIDARTHCLVSTNGLLEVLNVDELDHIEGLVSLDLKQNRISTLTGNHVFQSLTVLSLEHNLLTSITKRFLRNFPMLRKLRIYNNQIQYLAPRLFLYNRLLTKLFIGPNPLGGSFQGECFDNLQLINLGLQKVGLTSVPAGIRHMSNLLKLDLSDNFITKINKDDFANCFSLGSITLENNNLTRIVPGAFRNTGKLEVLDLSENRLTTIENGTFKALGPSITHMELWQNPFKCDCKLTWFVNWISKDLENPLADVRFRCETPSRMNGKTSSQTSIEQFTCGEDDTPGPELVACPNSQSSHYTVVAVIITILCCCVLLALVYILKRRCRTDRSRGSNCIKLGVKKSGNNIYSRAGFHRSDTDAIYTEEEILDS, from the exons ATGCTTCGAAAACAGGCAGGTTGCTTGGTGTTGACTGTTGTAATAGTTATTCAAGCGAAACTTGGTTTTGCGAAAACAAGCGAAGCTTCTGCTTTAGGCAAGTTATGTTCGGTTGTTCGGTCGGAAATTCTAAATGAATACGA aGAAAAAGTGATTGAACCGCGGGGGCAAAACTGTACGTATTACTCGACGCAATTCATCGATTCAAACAGAGATGAAGTTTCTCGTGTGCAAGACCTCTTGGTTAA GATGGGAAACCAAAGCGATTTCTTCGCACAAGACCTGGAAGTGTTCACGAACTTAGAAGTGTTAGAAATAATAGGGGAGGGTCCTTTGAACTTACACCGCGCTACGTCATCATTGTCGATTGGGAGTATTACTGTAAG CGGTAAGCAACTACAAAACGTGACGGAAGTAACCAACGTTTTTCCTGATGTTACCAAACTATTATTGTCGGAAGATTCGATTACGTCATTGGGGGAAACTGACGTCACCGACATGACGTCACTGGag TCGTTAATCGTTGAACGCAGCAGTTTGTCGAAAGTTGAACTCACGTGGTTGAACAGATCAACCAACTTACGTAGACTTGAACTTCGTGACGTCAAACTTACAGAAATATCGACGGATTTTAAGAAAGCAAAAT ATCTTGAGTTCCTTGATCTCTCCAACAACCACATAACGATCATCCATAACTTCGCGTTCACAAAAGCTGCGGAAATGACGACGTTGATTCTTTCCAACAATCTCGTACAAACTATAGAAAGGAAAGCATTTAAAG GTCTTTATAATCTTGAGTGGTTGGATCTATCAGAAAACCGAATAACACGACTTCCCTCCGGCGTTTTCGAACACATTCTCACTCACGACCTGACGCTTAACTTCTGGGAAAACCCGATCAATTGCGACTGCGACCTGGCCTGGGTTTTCCCTTGGTTCAAAATG CGATTACGCCAGAGCGGTTCATCAGTAAACATGAGACTAAGGTGTTCCGCACCAAGCCAAAACAACGGGAAGATGCTGCATGCCGATCATTCTGGTTTGCAACCAAACGAACTTGGAGAATGTGGGGAAAATACAG aaacCAGCGGAGCAGCAGCAATACCACCGGATACAACGTCATACATCTGCCCGACACATTGCGGTTGTTTTACTTCAAGAGTCGAATACAAGGCCGCTAATTCAC ACCCTGCACCGGACTATTCATTCCCTCTCACTTCGTGCATGGGAAACAACAACACTGAGTTACCAACCAACATTGACGCAAGAACCCATTGTTTGGTTTCAACAAACGGATTGCTTGAAGTATTAAACGTAGACGAACTCGACCACATCGAAGGATTGGTTTCGTTGGATCTTAAAC AAAACCGTATCAGCACACTAACTGGGAACCACGTCTTTCAATCCTTGACGGTGTTGAGTCTCGAACATAACTTACTTACTTCAATAACTAAAAGATTCCTAAGGAATTTCCCGATGCTGAGAAAGCTAAGGATCTACAACAACCAAATACAATATTTGGCACCTCGGCTGTTTCTCTATAACAG GTTGCTGACGAAACTCTTTATTGGCCCAAACCCTCTGGGTGGTTCGTTTCAAGGTGAATGTTTTGATAATCTGCAACTTATCAATCTTGGTTTACAAAAAGTTGGTTTGACGTCCGTTCCCGCAGGCATAAGACACATG AGCAATCTATTGAAACTTGACTTGAGCGACAACtttatcacaaaaataaacaaggaCGATTTTGCAAACTGTTTTTCACTTGGTAGCATTACACTGGAAAACAACAACCTCACTCGTATAGTGCCCGGTGCATTCAG AAACACAGGGAAACTAGAAGTGTTGGATTTGTCAGAAAACCGATTAACGACGATCGAAAACGGGACTTTTAAAGCACTCGGTCCAAGTATAACACACATGGAGCTGTGGCAGAACCCGTTTAAATGTGATTGTAAACTAACATGGTTTGTCAATTGGATTTCTAAG GATCTTGAAAACCCATTGGCCGATGTAAGATTTCGATGTGAAACTCCATCACGCATGAATGGGAAAACGTCATCACAGACATCGATCGAACAATTTACTTGCGGGGAAGATGATACACCAG GACCGGAGTTGGTGGCTTGTCCCAACAGCCAATCATCCCATTATACCGTGGTCGCCGTCATCATTACAATActatgttgttgtgttttactGGCGCTGGTCTACATATTGAAGAGACGGTGTCGAACCGACCGATCAAGGGGGAGTAATTGTATTAAACTCGGTGTCAAGAAGAGTGGGAACAATATTTATAGCAGGGCGGGGTTTCATAGATCGGACACAGATGCAATTTACACAGAAGAAGAAATCTTGGACTCGTAG
- the LOC100184091 gene encoding coiled-coil-helix-coiled-coil-helix domain-containing protein 2: MPRGRRSSPSPMRRPAPERSYRPPPPTRQPAPAPPTQMAAPASQGPGMMGQIAGTAAGVAIGSVVGHGVSSALFGGHGSSESKPDVTYQEQQPQQFQQQPQVCSWELQQFLACAQNQGDISLCEGFNDALKQCKRNYGVA; encoded by the coding sequence ATGCCGCGAGGACGACGAAGCTCACCGTCTCCAATGAGAAGGCCAGCCCCCGAACGAAGCTATCGCCCCCCACCCCCCACAAGACAACCAGCTCCTGCCCCCCCTACACAGATGGCGGCCCCAGCCTCCCAGGGACCAGGTATGATGGGACAAATCGCTGGCACAGCAGCTGGGGTGGCCATAGGGTCAGTGGTTGGTCATGGAGTCAGTAGTGCTTTGTTTGGTGGGCATGGTAGTAGCGAAAGCAAACCAGATGTGACATACCAGGAACAACAACCACAACAGTTTCAACAACAACCACAAGTGTGTAGTTGGGAACTACAACAATTTCTTGCTTGTGCGCAAAACCAAGGCGATATTTCACTTTGTGAAGGGTTTAACGACGCGCTTAAACAATGTAAAAGGAACTATGGCGTTGCATAA